Genomic DNA from Gilliamella sp. ESL0441:
ATATTTATAGAAATAAGATTATAAAAATATCGATATGCTAAATATCCGATTAACTTATCAAATGGTTATGATTTAACCTTAACAAAAAAATGTTAATTTTTAATTTATTTTTTGATAAATAATAGATTAATTACACTCAAAATTGTCAGTTAACAGCATTCTATCTAGCTATTGAAATAAAAATACTCGCTGCTTTTTATTTTTCATAATATTAAGTATATACTTATGCAAAAGTTAATTATTGAGTATTTTGTTCTATGCCACTTTCGACATTAATTGTTTTACCTCTCTTAATTATTACCGTCGTGGTTGCCTCTTTTTTTAAACGCAAAAAGTGGCAACTGCTGGTGATCAGCCTGTTGACAGTTTTTATTGTCATGGAGTTAACTTCAATCTATTTTAGTGGCGGCTTTATAGATTATCAGTTTTACGTCAATTTAAACATCAATGACATTGTACAAGGATTATTTATTTTTAAAGTACAAGCACTCTTGGTTACTGCTGTCTTTTTGGGTTTTGTATTTTTACTGTTCAAGTTAGCGGGTTTATTTAAACGCAAATGTCATCCATTACTGCGTTTGGTATTTGCTATCATTGCCATTATTAGCATCAGTTATCACAATGGCCCGTTAAGCCGTTTATACGAAATTTATCAAGTGACAAACGCACCGCGGGAATCATTTGAACAAGCTCTACAAACGCTCAATATGACTGACTATACTAATAAAAATCAGTTAATTAGTCATAAAGGAAAAAATATTGTTGTCATTTCGTTAGAATCGTTTGAGCAAGGTTTTTTAGATTTTGCGGATATCACACCGAATTTAAGACAATTACGTCAAACATATACTTTCTTCCCGAATATGCCAATGAGTGTTGGTAGTAGCTGGACAACTGCATCAATGTATACTTACATGACGGGCGTGCCTTTTTTAATTGGTGGGTACTCAACTTCTCCATTGATGAAAAGTAATCAAACTCAATTAATTAACTTAGGTGATGTCCTTAAAAAAGCGGGATATCAAACTCGCTATGTTATGGCTGGCCCTGACTTTGCTGGTATCGGTCACACAGCTGAACTATTGGGAATGCAAGTTGTTTCGGAAAAAAATTATCCATCCCAATACCCTAAAGCACCATTTGGATTATATGACAAAGATATTTTTGATATCGCCAAAAAACAAATTAATGATATGAATGAGGCAAATCAACCTTTTGCTTTATTTATTTCAACCGTTTCAACCCATGCCCCTAATGGATTTTACGATGAACGAATGGCATCGGTTATTACACCTAAAGATGACAATATGTCATTTGTTGCTGCCTCACTGGATTATAATGTCGGACAATTTATCCAGTATTTAGAGCATAACGGATTGCTTGAAGATACGATCTTTTATATTTTTCCAGATCACTTAATGATGGGTTCAGGTACCCCTACCATTAATCGCCTATCTCAAAAAGAGCGTAAACTTTATTTATTAACCAATGCAAAATCTGAAAATTTGAACAAATCTCCCGATCAAACAATCTATCAAATTGATTTGCCTAGATTGATTTTAAATGGTGCACAAATTAAAAGTAATGCTAAATTTTTAACCGATTATCTAACCGAAACCGACAGGAATAAAAAACAATTTATTGAACAAAATAAATCCAAAATCGCAACCTTAAATCATTCGGCAGAACAATAAAAATAGGGTTAAAATGACTGTCGATACCATGCTCATAGTTACTACCGTTAGTTTTTTGGGAATGATTTCGCCCGGACCCGACTTTTTTTTAGTTTTAAAAAATAGTTTAAGCTATAGCCGAAAAATAGCTTTATTCACGAGTTTGGGTATCATCATCGCCATATTAATCCATATGAGCTATTGTGTTGCAGGTATCGCATTACTAATTTCTACAACACCTATACTCTATAATGCATTACGTTATGTTGGTGCTACATACTTAATTTGGATAGGAATTAAAGCGTTACTTGCCAAAAATAGGGGTTCTAATTATATAGGTTCCGTATCAAATAGTAGAATAATCACCACCAAAACAGCTTTTATTCAAGGTTTTTTATGTAACTTGCTTAATCCTAAAGCGACTTTATTTTTTCTAGCCATATTTACTCAAGTACTAAATGAAAATTCTACACTGTATGATAAATTATTAGTTGCTCTGATTATTTGGACGGAAGCCATTTTGTGGTGGCCTTTTGTCGTCTTTATTTTCCAAACCCAGACCATCCAAAGACGCTATTATAAAGTACAGTTTATCATTGATAAAATCTTAGGGATTATGATTGTGATACTAGGTTTGAAAGTTGCTTTAGGAAGTTAAACTAACAATACTAACTTAAATTAACACTTATGTAAGTCTCTATTGAACGTCAGTATTGCTAATTCAAAAAAAATAACTCGCTTTATTTTTGAATATTTGGCTGTTACTTGATACACTGTGAGCTAACATAATAAATCATTATTTACATTTTTAATTATAAAATGATACAAATCATATGGTTACCGTTTAAAGACATTCCATAGGCTAATTGAAATGGATAAATTATTAAAATATGGTCGAGAACTTCTTGAGTTAGAATTAAGCGAAGCTCAAAAATTACCTCAACGCCTAGGCGAAGATTTTATTAAAGCTTGCAAACTCATTTTGATGGCAAAGGGGAAAATTGTTGTATCAGGTATTGGAAAATCGGGACATATTGGAAAAAAAATTTCAGCTTCTTTAGCAAGTACTGGCTCTCCTTCTTTTTTTATGCATCCAACAGAAGCGCTACACGGAGATCTAGGTATGGTAAGTGAAAACGATGTTGCTATTCTAATCTCATATTCTGGTCGTGCAAAAGAGTTTAACTTTATACTTCCAATACTGGCTTCAATGAATGTTCCTGTTATTGCAATAACTGGGACATTAGACTCACCATTAGCAAAAGCGGCAGATGCTGTGATTGATATTTCAATTGAAAAAGAAGCATGCCCTATGGGATTAGCACCAACATCAAGTTCAACTAACACCTTATTGATGGGGGATGCACTCGTTATTGCTGTGATGCGAGCTAGAGGTTTTAAAGAAGAAGATTTTGCTCGTTCACATCCAGCTGGTAGTCTAGGTGCAAAATTACTTAATCAAGTTAAAGATGTAATGAGAACAGGTGAATCAATTCCAAAAGTTTCACATACTGCAACAGTTTTTGACGCAATGCTGGAACTTAGTAGGACTGGCGTTGGATTAGTGGCAATCTGTCAGGATGATAATAAAATTATAGGGGTATTTACAGATGGAGATTTAAGACGATTGTTGTTAAAAAATGGTACACTACATGACAGTATAAAAACCGTTATGACGAGTCCCGGATATAGAATACCCGCAAGTTGGAAAGCGACTGAAGCTTTAAAATCATTTAATTATCACAATATTACTGCTGCACCTGTAGTGAATACTGAAGGTGAATTAGTTGGCGCTTTAAATATACATGATCTGCACCAGG
This window encodes:
- a CDS encoding sulfatase-like hydrolase/transferase gives rise to the protein MPLSTLIVLPLLIITVVVASFFKRKKWQLLVISLLTVFIVMELTSIYFSGGFIDYQFYVNLNINDIVQGLFIFKVQALLVTAVFLGFVFLLFKLAGLFKRKCHPLLRLVFAIIAIISISYHNGPLSRLYEIYQVTNAPRESFEQALQTLNMTDYTNKNQLISHKGKNIVVISLESFEQGFLDFADITPNLRQLRQTYTFFPNMPMSVGSSWTTASMYTYMTGVPFLIGGYSTSPLMKSNQTQLINLGDVLKKAGYQTRYVMAGPDFAGIGHTAELLGMQVVSEKNYPSQYPKAPFGLYDKDIFDIAKKQINDMNEANQPFALFISTVSTHAPNGFYDERMASVITPKDDNMSFVAASLDYNVGQFIQYLEHNGLLEDTIFYIFPDHLMMGSGTPTINRLSQKERKLYLLTNAKSENLNKSPDQTIYQIDLPRLILNGAQIKSNAKFLTDYLTETDRNKKQFIEQNKSKIATLNHSAEQ
- a CDS encoding LysE family transporter; amino-acid sequence: MTVDTMLIVTTVSFLGMISPGPDFFLVLKNSLSYSRKIALFTSLGIIIAILIHMSYCVAGIALLISTTPILYNALRYVGATYLIWIGIKALLAKNRGSNYIGSVSNSRIITTKTAFIQGFLCNLLNPKATLFFLAIFTQVLNENSTLYDKLLVALIIWTEAILWWPFVVFIFQTQTIQRRYYKVQFIIDKILGIMIVILGLKVALGS
- the gutQ gene encoding arabinose-5-phosphate isomerase GutQ, which translates into the protein MDKLLKYGRELLELELSEAQKLPQRLGEDFIKACKLILMAKGKIVVSGIGKSGHIGKKISASLASTGSPSFFMHPTEALHGDLGMVSENDVAILISYSGRAKEFNFILPILASMNVPVIAITGTLDSPLAKAADAVIDISIEKEACPMGLAPTSSSTNTLLMGDALVIAVMRARGFKEEDFARSHPAGSLGAKLLNQVKDVMRTGESIPKVSHTATVFDAMLELSRTGVGLVAICQDDNKIIGVFTDGDLRRLLLKNGTLHDSIKTVMTSPGYRIPASWKATEALKSFNYHNITAAPVVNTEGELVGALNIHDLHQAGIS